Within the Telopea speciosissima isolate NSW1024214 ecotype Mountain lineage chromosome 4, Tspe_v1, whole genome shotgun sequence genome, the region ttgaaaatgatcattttatcctttgttttatttttataaataaaaagacctaattgccctcatttatatATTACCCTaatctaatttgaaaagactattttactcctaaatatttgttcttaaaaatcccaaaatgccctcatcttccccaaatcatcatcttttagatacccaccaccaccaacacccaccattggctttgggttctaagacaaatGCGAGGACAAGGGCTATCATTGTTGCGGAGAAGAAATCGAGTATCGAAATGGTCGGTGAAGATGGAGTATCTGGTTCCTCTTCTTTGCTCTCAATAGAATATCGAAAGCCTTCTTCACCTCTTCGCTTCTCTGCTGTCCAGATTGAGGTGAACTcccctgctgctgctgctgcggCTGCAACCTGGGATTCAGATACAGATTCCTATTCGCCGTTTGTGCAGGGCGGAACCCCAATCCGCCGCCAATTGTAGATGAATTAATGGAGCTTGAAGCATTCAGAGACTGTTCTATGGTGGCTTTGACAGCAGGGCTAGAAAAGCTAGCCTCTCTCATGACTCGGCTCACACTTGGGTCATCAAGGATCGAAACAATGAGCTGTTCAAGCTCCACCTTTACGGCTAAAAGgggttgttgctgctgctctgGGCAGCCTCTGCGTTGATGGGCTTGAGCTCGCTTGAGCGCAGCCATGAGAGCATTAGAGATTGGGGCGTCAATACCAGGGGAGAGGTTCTGGGCTGAAGGGAGACGCTCGAGGGCAACACTGAAACAAAGTTCGAGTGCTCTGCATTGGAGTGGGTGAGAAGAGTTTGGGTGAGATCGAATGCAGGCTTGTCGAAGGTACCGAGATGGAGAGGCCAAAAGTGTTGCAGCGACATGGAGTGGTGTGGTTTGGCCGTGATTCCGACGAGCTGCTTCGGCGATTGAGTGGTTCAGAACACTCGCCGCCTCTGGGGTTAATGTCTGCTGGATTGTACTCAAACCAGCTCTCATGATGGGTTCTCTGCTGCTTCAACTTCTACGAATTTCTCAAAAAAACTAATAGAGAACAAGGCACATAGCAAGATAGGACCCACAACATTCAACCATGTCAAATTTTGTTTGTCCATTTTGATTGAAAGATAggacccacattttgttatagaAAAGTATTatgttatttttcattttgtaaagGCAGAAAGTATTTTACTGGAGAATTGGGTGAGGGCCGCGCGAACGCGTACCCCATCTACCACAAATTATGACATACACTCTCCCACTTGGGGAGATGTTAAGCGGGCACCCCTCCCAAATGCAATGGTGGTCACCAACCTAGGCCATGATTCTTCTTGATCACCCATAGTCCCCGTCCAGGTAAGTATGTTTTTGGGTCCTTGCTTCCCTTTATTTATACACTTCTATTCCAtcttcccttttcccttttagTACCCGGTCGATGTGGGATTGAAGTACCCACCTTCCATGGTATTTATATAAACTAAGCATGGACGGTTATGATTGTTTCATCTTGAGTGATGTGATATCATTTATGTGGACCAGACGTTTTAAGTAGAGAAGCTCATCATATGGGCCTGCATGTATGTCGGATGATTTTGAGATCTGTTTCAAGGActgaaaaattttgaaatttagaaGTGGGATTTTTCAGTTTTTGCAAGGGATCTGCTTTCAGAAAAATTGGAATTGCTCCATTCCCTAGCTTTGGAAGTAGTAGGAAGTAGGAACTatatgtttatctctctccttcctcttgtgAAATGATATATTTGCCCCTTAT harbors:
- the LOC122658304 gene encoding protein SUPPRESSOR OF MAX2 1-like, giving the protein MRAGLSTIQQTLTPEAASVLNHSIAEAARRNHGQTTPLHVAATLLASPSRYLRQACIRSHPNSSHPLQCRALELCFSVALERLPSAQNLSPGIDAPISNALMAALKRAQAHQRRGCPEQQQQPLLAVKVELEQLIVSILDDPSVSRVMREASFSSPAVKATIEQSLNASSSINSSTIGGGLGFRPAQTANRNLYLNPRLQPQQQQQGSSPQSGQQRSEEVKKAFDILLRAKKRNQILHLHRPFRYSISSPQQ